A window of Apium graveolens cultivar Ventura chromosome 8, ASM990537v1, whole genome shotgun sequence contains these coding sequences:
- the LOC141678754 gene encoding 3-oxoacyl-[acyl-carrier-protein] synthase, mitochondrial-like, producing the protein MTAGHVSMKYGFQGPNDVAVTACGTGANSIGDAARMIQFGDANVMVAGGTEASMDALSIAGLCSGPIRFGNATITRILIFVQRLLAIYIEGFM; encoded by the exons ATGACAGCTGGTCATGTGAGCATGAAGTATGGATTCCAG GGACCAAACGATGTTGCAGTGACAGCTTGTGGCACCGGGGCAAATTCTATTGGCGATGCTGCAAGGATGATTCAATTCGGAGATGCCAATGTTATGGTGGCAGGAGGAACAGAAGCTAGCATGGATGCTTTATCTATTGCAGGTTTATGCAG TGGTCCAATAAGATTCGGAAATGCTACGATAACAAGGATCTTGATATTCGTACAAAGACTCTTGGCTATATACATCGAAGGATTCATGTAG